One genomic window of Chelonoidis abingdonii isolate Lonesome George chromosome 5, CheloAbing_2.0, whole genome shotgun sequence includes the following:
- the MRPL35 gene encoding large ribosomal subunit protein bL35m, with translation MAAVGVMRRVSGILRPLNFLVPLAYNTSCNIRLISGLSIQCFNRVQAPLASSVTKPLLSVSDLSCGCPLSIFNSVTPLLPHILQQPVRTLTYYSLQKGKRKSVKSVVYRFLRLHCGLWLRKKAGYKKKLWKKSIPQKRRLREQVFCNKTQSKLLDKMTTSFWKRRNWYVDDPFQKYHDRTNLRL, from the exons GGATTTTAAGACCTCTAAATTTTCTGGTCCCTTTGGCCTACAACACCTCCTGCAACATCCGTCTCATTTCTGGACTCTCTATACAGTGTTTCAACCGGGTGCAGGCACCATTAGCTTCCTCTGTTACGAAACCTTTGCTGTCTGTTAGTGATTTGTCCTGTGGGTGTCCTCTCTCCATCTTTAACAG TGTAACACCCTTACTGCCACATATCCTTCAGCAGCCAGTGAGGACTCTCACATATTATAGCCTGcaaaaaggaaagaggaaatcTGTAAAATCTGTGGTCTATAGATTTCTCCGACTGCACTGTGGCCTTTGGTTAAGGAAaaaa GCTGGTTACAAGAAAAAATTATGGAAAAAGTCTATTCCCCAGAAAAGACGCTTGAGGGAACAAGTGTTTTGCAATAAAACACAAAGTAAACTCCTTGATAAAATGACCACTTCCTTCTGGAAGAGAAGAAACTGGTATGTTGATGATCCCTTCCAGAAGTATCATGATCGCACAAACCTTCGACTGTAG